The Lentzea guizhouensis genome contains a region encoding:
- a CDS encoding cystathionine gamma-lyase yields the protein MSELGDGTRVVHAVSGAPGEPFGAQPVFASAYHLGGEDYYGRAGNPTWRALETALGSLEGGECVVFPSGMAAISTLLRSVLSTGDTLVLPSDGYFLTRKFVSEMDVNVVEVPTAGPYPSFEGVRLVLLETPSNPGLDVCDIAELAAAAHEAGALLAVDNTTATPLGQRPIELGADVVVASDTKAVAGHSDVLFGHVTLASAELAERVRSARTVNGAIPGPFETWLALRGLGTLDLRLARQAENAAALYSALSGRVAGLRWPGAPEDPAHLVAAQQMRRFNGVLTFELESAEAVEAFLARSRLVSAATSFGGLHSTADRRAQWGDPVPEGLVRFSAGCEDTRDLVADVSHSLGLD from the coding sequence GTGAGCGAGCTGGGTGACGGCACGCGGGTCGTGCACGCGGTCTCGGGTGCGCCGGGCGAACCGTTCGGCGCGCAGCCGGTGTTCGCGTCGGCGTACCACCTCGGCGGTGAGGACTACTACGGCCGCGCGGGCAACCCGACGTGGCGTGCGCTGGAGACCGCGCTGGGGTCGCTGGAAGGCGGGGAGTGCGTCGTCTTCCCGTCCGGGATGGCGGCGATCTCGACGTTGCTGCGGTCCGTGCTGTCCACTGGGGACACTCTGGTGCTCCCGTCGGACGGGTACTTCCTGACCCGCAAGTTCGTGTCCGAAATGGACGTGAACGTGGTCGAGGTGCCGACCGCGGGCCCGTACCCGTCGTTCGAGGGCGTGCGGCTGGTGTTGCTGGAGACGCCGTCGAACCCCGGTCTGGACGTGTGCGACATCGCGGAGCTGGCGGCCGCGGCGCACGAGGCCGGCGCGTTGCTGGCGGTGGACAACACGACGGCGACGCCGCTGGGACAGCGGCCGATCGAGCTCGGTGCGGACGTCGTGGTGGCGTCGGACACCAAGGCGGTGGCCGGGCACAGCGACGTCCTGTTCGGACACGTGACGCTGGCTTCCGCCGAGCTGGCCGAGCGGGTGCGGTCCGCGCGGACGGTGAACGGTGCGATCCCCGGGCCGTTCGAGACGTGGCTCGCGCTGCGCGGGCTGGGCACGCTGGACCTGCGGCTGGCGCGGCAGGCGGAGAACGCGGCGGCGCTGTACTCGGCGCTGTCCGGCCGGGTCGCGGGACTGCGGTGGCCCGGTGCGCCGGAGGACCCCGCGCACCTGGTGGCGGCGCAGCAGATGCGGCGGTTCAACGGGGTGCTGACGTTCGAGCTGGAGTCGGCGGAGGCGGTCGAGGCGTTCCTCGCGCGCTCGCGGCTGGTGTCGGCGGCGACGTCGTTCGGCGGCCTGCACTCGACGGCGGACCGGCGCGCGCAGTGGGGCGACCCGGTGCCGGAGGGGCTGGTGCGGTTCTCGGCGGGTTGTGAGGACACGCGGGACCTCGTCGCCGACGTGTCCCACTCCTTGGGACTGGATTGA
- a CDS encoding pyridoxamine 5'-phosphate oxidase family protein yields the protein MTSDLQLSPTPRSTVVRGKNRAVEDRQVLYDILDAGLVCHLAVEVDGAPFLIPTAYGRDGDRIFLHGSTGSRSIRSMIEGKPVCVSVTLVDGVVYSRSVFHHSMNYRSAIVHGTARVADDPEHALKVIVEHVTPGSWDYARQPTRKELAATVALEIDLTEASVKVRDGGPGEEPEDLEANLVWAGHMPLVTTWGAPVPHETDKPVPPHVSARGR from the coding sequence ATGACCTCTGACCTGCAGCTCTCCCCGACCCCGCGCAGCACCGTCGTCCGCGGCAAGAACAGAGCCGTCGAAGACCGCCAGGTGCTCTACGACATCCTCGACGCGGGCCTGGTCTGCCACCTCGCCGTCGAGGTCGACGGAGCCCCGTTCCTCATCCCCACCGCGTACGGGCGGGACGGCGACCGGATCTTCCTGCACGGCTCGACGGGCTCGCGGTCCATCAGGAGCATGATCGAGGGCAAGCCGGTGTGCGTGTCGGTCACGCTCGTCGACGGCGTCGTGTACTCGCGCTCGGTGTTCCACCACTCCATGAACTACCGCTCGGCGATCGTCCACGGCACCGCGCGAGTGGCGGACGACCCCGAGCACGCCCTCAAGGTCATCGTCGAGCACGTCACGCCCGGCAGCTGGGACTACGCGCGGCAGCCGACGCGCAAGGAGCTCGCCGCCACCGTCGCGCTGGAGATCGACCTGACCGAGGCCAGCGTGAAGGTGCGCGACGGCGGGCCGGGCGAGGAGCCGGAGGACCTGGAGGCCAACCTGGTGTGGGCCGGGCACATGCCGCTCGTCACGACGTGGGGCGCGCCGGTGCCGCACGAGACGGACAAGCCCGTCCCGCCGCACGTCAGCGCACGGGGCCGTTGA
- a CDS encoding cupin domain-containing protein, whose translation MFAVPENTVVLPENSALLHPVRVALSVAADRSRWAHLLRYDPEERFSTLVEKTADQEIWLMSWLPGQTASLHDHAVTTGAFTVVSGLLTEVVTTKIQVVHSLHAGQSRVWGPGYVHHVRNDGADPAVSIHVYRHGSRAMTPYRYDPVNGPVR comes from the coding sequence ATGTTCGCCGTTCCGGAAAATACCGTCGTTCTGCCTGAGAACTCCGCCCTGCTGCACCCCGTTCGGGTGGCTTTGTCGGTCGCCGCGGACCGCTCGCGGTGGGCCCACCTGTTGCGCTACGACCCGGAAGAGCGCTTCTCGACGTTGGTGGAGAAGACCGCCGACCAGGAGATCTGGCTGATGAGCTGGCTCCCCGGTCAGACGGCCTCCCTGCACGACCACGCCGTCACGACCGGTGCGTTCACCGTGGTCAGCGGTCTGCTCACCGAGGTCGTGACGACGAAGATCCAGGTCGTGCACTCGCTGCACGCCGGCCAGTCGCGCGTGTGGGGCCCCGGCTACGTGCACCACGTGCGCAACGACGGCGCCGACCCGGCCGTGTCGATCCACGTGTACCGCCACGGTTCGCGGGCCATGACGCCGTACCGCTACGACCCGGTCAACGGCCCCGTGCGCTGA